Proteins encoded in a region of the Podarcis muralis chromosome 6, rPodMur119.hap1.1, whole genome shotgun sequence genome:
- the ZNF518A gene encoding zinc finger protein 518A produces MPSEQEPSFCIQNTSLLHNNELDRTSVPTLDTSVKGYITQPAISDILTYGLRNVKIELPRVNIPNEVLCTHEIDRYMKVFQCKEKPARAFSMHMDVNGSNFSETDIPHSKPRLNYEEGLKTSAKILNFSCTKCRNNVKYSPNDLQKHFQLLHRGELPSYPCEMCNFSANDFQSFNQHRRTHRSTLVKCEICNDDNRYTLLDLTKHFTSRHCVNGHFQCERCRFSTHDVGTFVQHIHRHNEIQYKCDKCHHASFSKEESQKHVASHTGTFPFSCQYCNYMASRKNYLLKHIITLHRDHLYAKDKTDTDNNEKMKKTSTGLKLILKRYKTGASRKALWRRKRMTTGSCRTGEEDRQVLKNAKDMQPKSEELGQPTKELHLNEDNNLLNERHIYSGAKSSPAIPYSRAEDGLGSGVLKKAVHGPTVLMVKNNKISVPANYSAKFMGFKVVDGKQHIVIKLLPTDKQNLPTENKVDGVKDGSTECLQQTADNFNLPSAAGPHEINQQISRNNSVHSLASSPLSFSNQYSGKIKQESPDYFSLNTSRTVEPQIVMVGNCTTRLPAKPDSSLPCDFVAKAGNRDSSWRNCVPQDHSQVLSSAGAHMLHYDPMKKTFPTELKLRNGEVNNSKYNNIYCPSTDFSNQVPLPFHNYSKIDTLDSSKHHMSNSAFCLQSRPVNETTYLQQQTVLNLERRSSLLSLHGFVNTNNVPVFSANQSNYATDRQHPIENHDDQQHLNTKVNQVLEHVAEKSKQENASNCVNTSLMPKITSVFSLQSAQASNYLSPEVNQSLQDVLRGQPATQPLNYIKTGYDNSFPNNKMDCKTFAHFRDSAAACSLTNSPVKFKRELNANGSATNEGVYFRNEGRLPVMAHRTDEMHSTSRTTGVGALLKSQTDSILAQQLEKHKMHYSLNVPNATRPMLPEQKKSVLLQSSLPRFFVPLRLAHQQGLHVISGKPPKNSSSDVQATRATPLLLNKGPGMILTFGSGSIGTIANATENSSQVLEKIASKECGKEEIATSGMKFKIDSSGSIRNYSGVSGTAVASSTGMSYKEQLNMTNSESRISSVKIQAGHQGSNVATLESIKQPEVGQEQPVYALLPDGRQAVFLKCMSPNKSLVQKHNVIQGTANSQNCEPKKTGAMQQKLFLKIKTFPAADNCQPISNIKSSLQFNNMHSLNSPALDQKKAAFSSSNTLLLPGTLMPANACLATDKSKDPTTSVESVHSLRNLKTRSQKIPSDSAQTVSANKGNAFGTQMSTGPPTNKFSKAKRHSKQTGAKVSDATVSQKNRNLKRKVKDGLQEPPRKKMLHRKCKAKNQMDVNEFESLIRTPCRPRLSKDTVRILKLLPFNSKQLIKCPRRNQPVVVLNHPDADVPEVVNVMKTIAKFKGHVLKVSLSKRTIDALLEPADYNSLYIITNDLSRRKRKMLKPVSPVKERFVLKLTLKKTSKNNYQIVKTTSDNTLKTKFRCWFCGRIFDNQDNWVGHGQRHLMEATRDWSSLG; encoded by the coding sequence ATGCCATCTGAACAAGAACCATCCTTTTGCATCCAAAATACAAGTTTGTTACATAACAATGAGTTAGACAGAACAAGTGTTCCTACATTGGATACTTCTGTTAAGGGGTATATAACTCAACCTGCAATTTCAGATATTCTCACCTATGGACTGAGAAATGTGAAAATAGAGCTGCCTAGGGTAAATATTCCAAATGAAGTGCTATGTACACATGAAATTGACAGATACATGAAAGTATTTCAATGtaaagaaaagcctgcaagagccttTTCCATGCACATGGATGTGAATGGAAGCAACTTTTCTGAGACTGATATTCCACATAGTAAACCAAGACTGAATTATGAGGAGGGATTGAAAACATCTGCAAAGATACTGAATTTTAGCTGTACCAAATGCAGAAACAATGTTAAGTACAGTCCAAATGATCTGCAGAAGCATTTCCAGCTGTTACATCGTGGAGAGTTGCCATCTTACCCCTGTGAAATGTGTAATTTTTCAGCTAATGACTTCCAATCATTTAATCAACACCGTCGAACACATCGTAGCACTTTAGTAAAATGTGAAATCTGTAATGATGATAATAGATATACTTTGTTGGACCTAACAAAACATTTCACATCTAGGCACTGTGTAAATGGCCATTTTCAATGTGAAAGATGTAGATTTTCCACCCATGATGTTGGCACATTTGTTCAGCATATTCATCGGCACAATGAAATAcaatataaatgtgataaatgtCACCATGCAAGTTTTTCAAAAGAAGAGTCTCAGAAACATGTTGCTTCACACACTGGCACATTTCCTTTCAGTTGTCAATATTGTAACTACATGGCATCTCGAAAAAACTATCTTTTAAAACATATTATTACATTACACAGAGACCACCTCTATGCAAAAGATAAAACGGATACAGATAACAATGAGAAGATGAAGAAAACTTCAACAGGACTAAAACTTATCTTGAAAAGGTACAAAACAGGTGCATCGAGGAAGGCCCTGTGGAGACGCAAAAGAATGACTACTGGCAGTTGTAGAACTGGAGAAGAGGACAGACAAGTTCTCAAAAACGCAAAGGATATGCAGCCTAAATCTGAAGAGCTAGGCCAGCCTACAAAAGAATTACACCTCAATGAAGACAACAATCTTCTAAATGAAAGGCATATCTACAGTGGGGCAAAATCCTCTCCAGCAATACCATACAGTAGAGCAGAAGATGGCTTGGGTTCTGGCGTGCTGAAAAAAGCTGTTCATGGTCCTACAGTTTTGatggttaaaaacaacaaaatatctGTTCCTGCAAATTACAGTGCTAAATTTATGGGCTTCAAGGTGGTTGATGGAAAACAGCATATAGTAATAAAACTGCTCCCTACAGATAAACAGAATTTGCCAACAGAAAATAAGGTTGATGGGGTAAAAGATGGCTCAACTGAATGTCTGCAGCAGACAGCTGACAACTTCAATTTACCTTCCGCTGCTGGACCTCATGAAATTAATCAGCAAATATCTAGAAATAATTCTGTTCACTCATTGGCATCATCTCCATTGTCATTTTCTAATCAATATTCAggaaaaataaagcaagaaagTCCAGATTATTTTAGTTTGAATACATCTCGAACAGTAGAACCTCAAATTGTAATGGTAGGAAACTGTACAACTCGTCTGCCAGCAAAACCAGATTCTTCACTTCCTTGTGATTTTGTGGCTAAGGCTGGAAATAGAGATTCTTCATGGAGGAATTGTGTACCTCAGGACCATTCTCAGGTTTTATCCTCTGCTGGTGCACACATGCTACATTATGACCCTATGAAAAAAACCTTTCCTACAGAATTAAAATTACGGAATGGTGAAGTAAACAACAGTAAATACAATAATATCTACTGCCCATCAACTGATTTTTCTAATCAAGTACCACTGCCTTTCCATAATTATTCCAAAATAGATACTTTGGATAGCTCCAAACACCATATGTCCAACAGCGCCTTTTGTCTCCAGAGTAGGCCTGTAAATGAAACCACTTATCTGCAACAACAAACAGTGTTAAATCTAGAAAGAAGATCTTCATTGCTGTCTCTTCATGGCTTTGTAAATACAAACAATGTTCCAGTATTTTCAGCTAACCAATCCAATTATGCTACTGACAGACAGCATCCTATAGAAAATCATGATGATCAGCAGCATTTGAATACAAAGGTAAATCAAGTGTTGGAACATGTAGCTGAAAAATCAAAACAAGAAAATGCCTCTAATTGTGTAAATACATCACTTATGCCTAAAATAACATCTGTTTTCTCACTCCAGAGTGCTCAGGCATCCAACTATTTGTCACCTGAAGTAAACCAGTCATTACAAGATGTTCTAAGAGGGCAACCTGCTACTCAGCCACTCAACTATATAAAAACTGGTTATGACAACTCATTTCCAAATAATAAAATGGATTgtaaaacatttgcacacttcagaGATTCAGCTGCTGCATGCAGTTTAACCAATTCTCCTGTTAAATTCAAGAGAGAGTTGAATGCGAATGGCAGTGCAACGAATGAAGGTGTGTATTTTAGGAATGAAGGACGACTCCCAGTGATGGCTCATAGAACAGACGAAATGCATTCTACTTCAAGGACAACAGGCGTTGGTGCATTGCTTAAAAGTCAAACAGATTCAATTTTAGCACAGCAGTTGGAAAAACACAAGATGCACTACAGTTTGAATGTCCCTAATGCTACCCGTCCAATGCTTCCAGAACAGAAGAAATCAGTGCTACTTCAGTCATCTCTCCCAAGGTTTTTTGTACCTTTGCGCCTTGCCCATCAACAAGGATTACATGTTATTTCAGGGAAGCCTCCAAAAAACAGTTCATCAGATGTTCAGGCAACAAGAGCTACACCTTTACTTTTAAACAAAGGACCTGGAATGATCTTGACTTTTGGTAGTGGCTCAATTGGAACAATTGCAAATGCCACTGAAAATAGTTCTCAGGTTTTAGAGAAAATTGCATCTAAAGAGTGTGGTAAAGAAGAAATAGCTACATCAGGTATGAAATTTAAAATAGACAGCTCTGGCAGTATAAGAAATTATTCTGGTGTTAGTGGGACAGCGGTTGCTTCATCCACTGGCATGTCCTACAAGGAGCAACTTAACATGACAAATTCAGAGAGCAGAATTTCTTCCGTGAAAATACAGGCTGGACATCAAGGCAGTAATGTTGCTACCTTGGAGTCAATAAAACAACCAGAGGTTGGACAAGAACAACCTGTTTATGCACTTTTGCCTGATGGTAGACAAGCAGTTTTTCTTAAATGTATGTCGCCAAACAAGTCCCTAGTACAGAAGCATAATGTTATTCAAGGTACTGCTAATAGTCAAAATTGTGAACCAAAGAAAACTGGAGCAAtgcaacaaaagctttttttgaaaattaaGACCTTTCCTGCTGCTGACAATTGTCAGCCAATTAGCAACATTAAGTCATCTTTACAGTTCAATAATATGCATTCTCTTAATAGTCCTGCACTAGATCAGAAAAAGGCAGCTTTTTCTTCTAGCAACACCTTACTGCTTCCAGGTACATTGATGCCAGCAAATGCCTGTTTGGCAACTGATAAATCAAAGGATCCTACTACTTCTGTAGAATCTGTACATTCCCTTAGGAATTTAAAGACACGGTCACAAAAGATTCCATCTGATTCAGCACAAACAGTTAGTGCTAACAAAGGGAATGCTTTTGGAACCCAGATGTCAACCGGGCCACCGACAAACAAATTTTCAAAAGCTAAACGTCATTCAAAGCAAACTGGTGCTAAAGTTTCTGATGCTACGGTTTCACAGAAGAACAGGAATTTGAAACGGAAAGTTAAAGATGGCCTTCAAGAACCTCCTAGAAAGAAAATGTTGCATCGAAAATGTAAAGCGAAAAATCAAATGGATGTGAATGAATTTGAATCCTTAATTCGCACCCCTTGTAGACCAAGATTGTCAAAAGACACTGTGAGGATTCTAAAGCTACTTCCATTTAATTCCAAACAATTAATCAAATGCCCCCGAAGAAATCAGCCAGTTGTAGTGCTAAACCATCCTGATGCAGATGTTCCAGAAGTTGTAAATGTTATGAAGACTATTGCTAAATTTAAAGGACATGTGCTAAAGGTCTCCTTGTCAAAGAGAACTATTGATGCTCTTTTGGAGCCAGCAGATTATAACAGTTTGTACATAATTACTAATGATCTCTCTCGAAGAAAACGCAAAATGCTCAAACCTGTAAGTCCTGTAAAAGAAaggtttgttttaaaattaacactgaagAAGACGAGCAAAAACAATTATCAGATTGTGAAAACTACCTCTGATAATACGCTGAAAACTAAATTTAGGTGCTGGTTTTGTGGGAGGATATTTGACAATCAGGACAATTGGGTAGGACATGGACAGCGTCATCTAATGGAAGCCACTCGAGACTGGAGTTCATTAGGGTAA